A window of Paenibacillus sp. 19GGS1-52 contains these coding sequences:
- a CDS encoding response regulator transcription factor has translation MSVIKVLIVDDHDMVRMGLKTYLMLEPKFEVTGEAANGLEALEMLRAGGQEALPDLVLMDLMMPVMNGAETTKAVMSEFPGLKIVILTSFLEDDLVVDAIEAGAISYVLKTVSAEELIYALQGAYRGMPVMTGDVSQALTRGIRQRTVQGDSSGLTEREKEVLLLIAEGKNNKDIGEELHISIKTVKTHVSNLLMKCELDDRTQLAIYAHRKGWAQG, from the coding sequence ATGAGTGTCATTAAAGTGCTAATTGTTGATGATCATGACATGGTGAGAATGGGCCTCAAGACTTATCTAATGCTGGAGCCCAAATTCGAGGTTACCGGTGAGGCGGCAAACGGACTGGAGGCACTGGAGATGCTGCGTGCGGGCGGACAGGAAGCTCTGCCAGACCTCGTGCTGATGGATCTAATGATGCCGGTGATGAACGGAGCAGAAACCACCAAGGCCGTGATGTCCGAATTCCCTGGTCTCAAAATAGTGATCTTAACCAGCTTCCTCGAGGATGATCTGGTAGTGGATGCCATTGAAGCGGGAGCTATCAGCTATGTGCTCAAAACCGTGTCGGCAGAGGAACTCATTTATGCGCTCCAGGGAGCCTATCGCGGTATGCCCGTGATGACCGGTGATGTATCGCAGGCTCTGACCCGCGGTATCCGCCAGCGTACAGTGCAGGGCGATTCCTCCGGCTTAACGGAACGTGAGAAGGAAGTCCTGCTGCTCATTGCCGAGGGCAAGAACAACAAGGATATTGGCGAGGAACTGCATATTAGTATCAAAACAGTGAAGACGCATGTCAGCAACCTGTTGATGAAATGCGAACTGGATGACCGTACCCAACTGGCAATTTACGCTCACCGCAAGGGCTGGGCCCAGGGATAA
- a CDS encoding HAMP domain-containing sensor histidine kinase: protein MGTIFSNTKWMLSIYFLLSGGVTAGLMYAGSCLGYIKVVDYRMWVYLCIGIVLFSVIIGYMAGQRIQRRVDHLDLNMLQVAKGNLSVRMPESDDQSFARVYHEFNSMMDTVENKMQLLQRLGEQEVIEKEQAAESAVLEERRRMARDLHDTVSQQLFAIHMSASSLPKVLERNVEQGQTVMNQLITMSQMAQKQMRALIAQLRPVELEGRTLFEALEKWFPDYCRQNGLKGMKELELQGELSEAIEHQLFLIIQEAMANIVKHAIARIVSLSLRETPRQVVMSISDDGQGFENVQHKQGSYGLTTMRERAEKLGGQVEIISRRGAGTTIRVHIPKFLQESHEPEENGTLGTEV from the coding sequence ATGGGGACAATCTTCAGCAATACCAAATGGATGTTGTCTATCTATTTCCTCCTCAGCGGTGGTGTGACTGCTGGACTGATGTATGCGGGCAGTTGCCTGGGCTATATTAAAGTTGTGGATTATCGGATGTGGGTTTACCTATGTATTGGGATTGTGCTGTTTTCAGTGATTATCGGTTATATGGCAGGTCAACGGATTCAGCGCCGTGTCGATCATCTCGACCTGAACATGCTGCAGGTAGCGAAGGGTAATCTTTCTGTGCGGATGCCGGAAAGCGATGATCAATCTTTTGCAAGAGTGTACCACGAATTCAACAGTATGATGGATACGGTGGAGAACAAAATGCAACTGCTGCAGCGATTGGGTGAGCAGGAGGTTATCGAGAAGGAACAGGCGGCGGAGAGTGCGGTACTTGAGGAGCGGAGGCGGATGGCCCGTGATCTACATGATACGGTGAGCCAGCAGCTTTTTGCTATCCACATGTCCGCCTCTTCGCTGCCTAAAGTGCTAGAACGTAATGTTGAACAAGGTCAAACCGTCATGAACCAGTTAATTACGATGTCTCAAATGGCGCAAAAGCAGATGAGAGCACTAATTGCGCAGCTGCGTCCGGTAGAGCTGGAAGGTCGAACACTGTTCGAAGCGCTGGAGAAATGGTTCCCGGACTATTGCCGCCAGAACGGTCTGAAAGGCATGAAGGAGCTTGAATTGCAGGGCGAGCTGTCCGAGGCGATTGAGCATCAGTTATTCCTGATTATCCAAGAGGCCATGGCCAATATTGTAAAACATGCTATAGCACGGATTGTCAGTTTATCACTTCGTGAAACGCCGAGACAGGTTGTGATGAGCATTAGCGATGACGGGCAAGGTTTCGAAAATGTGCAACATAAGCAAGGTTCCTATGGACTTACAACGATGCGTGAGCGTGCCGAGAAGCTAGGCGGACAAGTAGAGATTATTAGCCGCAGAGGCGCGGGAACAACGATCCGTGTACATATCCCTAAGTTTTTGCAAGAGAGCCATGAGCCGGAGGAGAACGGAACGCTTGGTACAGAAGTATAG
- the liaF gene encoding cell wall-active antibiotics response protein LiaF: MKRRFTSQVLGGLILIGLGAMFLLRQLGYTDFSIGYLASNYWPVILIIMGVQRLLSTGDYNNSKGSSTIGGFFFLAIGVFFLGRNLDWFDLSAGEFFKMFIPVMLIGGGLYVIFKPRGTTPPVPPAPPVPPSYYPPGKSAAPLDAEPPKPLESTLDEQFEQKFGKPSGERDWNKYLHKDEDEEESEPDSYKSYASSRWQEKQDRHERRRQERHERHARRHGEWHEDFNEADGGKETTHRSAFIGDVHMGREHFQLKNTNISQFIGDTVLDLTNAQIAYGETKINISAFIGDIKVYIPNDMDLGISVNSSSFIGDMQVLEQSRSGFMSSVQCKTPYYKEAGKKVRINVSAFIGDIKVKTVG; encoded by the coding sequence ATGAAAAGACGGTTCACAAGCCAGGTGCTTGGTGGTTTGATCCTGATCGGTCTTGGTGCAATGTTCCTGCTCAGACAGCTGGGTTACACTGATTTCAGCATAGGTTATCTGGCCTCCAACTACTGGCCGGTCATATTGATCATAATGGGTGTGCAGCGCTTGCTCTCTACTGGTGATTACAACAACTCCAAGGGTTCTTCAACAATCGGTGGTTTTTTCTTTCTGGCGATCGGTGTTTTTTTCCTCGGCCGCAATTTGGACTGGTTCGATCTTTCGGCTGGTGAATTTTTCAAAATGTTCATTCCGGTGATGCTGATTGGCGGCGGACTGTACGTGATCTTTAAACCACGTGGAACTACGCCACCCGTTCCGCCAGCTCCACCCGTTCCGCCAAGCTATTATCCTCCTGGAAAAAGCGCTGCGCCATTAGATGCTGAGCCCCCTAAGCCGCTGGAGTCCACATTGGACGAACAGTTCGAGCAGAAGTTCGGCAAGCCTTCCGGAGAGCGGGATTGGAATAAATATCTTCATAAGGATGAAGATGAAGAAGAGTCGGAGCCGGATTCCTATAAATCTTATGCCAGCTCCCGCTGGCAGGAGAAGCAGGACCGTCATGAACGCAGACGTCAGGAGCGGCATGAACGGCATGCCCGCAGACATGGCGAGTGGCATGAAGATTTCAATGAGGCAGATGGAGGCAAGGAAACGACACACCGTTCCGCTTTTATCGGAGATGTTCATATGGGCCGAGAGCATTTTCAGCTAAAAAATACAAATATCTCACAGTTCATTGGCGACACGGTGCTGGATCTTACCAACGCGCAAATCGCTTACGGTGAGACGAAGATTAATATTTCTGCTTTTATCGGCGATATCAAAGTCTACATCCCGAATGATATGGATTTGGGCATATCGGTTAACAGCAGCTCTTTTATTGGTGATATGCAAGTACTAGAGCAATCGCGTAGCGGGTTTATGAGCAGTGTTCAATGCAAGACACCTTACTATAAGGAAGCAGGCAAAAAAGTCCGGATCAACGTAAGTGCTTTTATTGGTGACATTAAAGTTAAAACGGTGGGTTAA
- a CDS encoding 3D domain-containing protein: MTTKSPQVTKKPSVISTTTPAPASVPVAAPAPEQIITTLKVTATGYTAGYESTGKTAKHPQYGITYSGVKVRRDKNTVSTIAADPKILPLGSVLYIPGYGYAVVADTGSAIKGRKIDLYFSTTKQVYKEWGKKTVVVQLIKRGKGKCTEVMLKNLSQAIETYNTVPQSLLEEVI, from the coding sequence GTGACGACGAAATCACCACAAGTAACGAAGAAGCCGTCTGTAATCTCCACGACTACACCAGCACCAGCTTCCGTACCTGTAGCGGCGCCAGCACCAGAGCAGATAATCACAACACTGAAGGTAACCGCAACTGGCTACACGGCCGGCTATGAATCCACAGGGAAAACGGCAAAGCATCCTCAATACGGAATCACATACTCAGGGGTCAAGGTCCGCAGAGATAAAAATACAGTTTCGACTATAGCCGCAGATCCGAAAATATTGCCACTGGGCAGCGTTCTTTATATACCTGGCTATGGCTACGCTGTTGTCGCAGATACGGGATCGGCTATTAAAGGCCGGAAGATTGATTTATATTTTTCCACCACGAAACAGGTTTACAAGGAATGGGGCAAGAAGACCGTTGTCGTTCAGCTCATTAAGCGTGGGAAAGGTAAGTGTACAGAGGTCATGCTGAAGAATCTCAGCCAGGCGATTGAAACCTATAACACCGTGCCGCAATCCCTGTTGGAGGAAGTTATTTGA
- the thrS gene encoding threonine--tRNA ligase, giving the protein MTVSIKLPDGSVREYADGSSIDDVAASISSGLRKNAAAGKLNGIVVDLSTPLEEGALVEIVILDSPEGLEVMRHSTAHLMAQAVRRLFGTKEVKLGVGPVIEDGFFYDMDLEHPLNPEDLLKIEKEMERIVSENLPIVRKEVSRKEALDIFGELGDPYKLELIEGLPEESVITIYEQGEFFDLCRGPHLPSTSKIKVFKLMSVAGAYWRGDSKNKMMQRIYGTAWFKKAQLEEHLRLLEEAKKRDHRKLGKELEIFTFNNLVGQGLPIWLPKGAKVRSILERYIVDLEASLGYQHVYTPVLGNVELYKTSGHWEHYQEDMFPKMTIDNEEFVLRPMNCPHHMMIYKSSMHSYRDLPIRIAELGIQHRYEMSGALTGLHRVRSMTLNDAHIFCRLDQIKGEFTRVIELIKQVYSDFGIHDYRFRLSYRDPKDTEKYFQNDEMWETAQRMLREVVEEAGLPFYEAEGEAAFYGPKLDVQIKTVLGKEETLSTAQIDFLLPERFELEYVGDDGQKHRPVVLHRGILGTMERFVAFLLENFAGALPLWLSPQQVKVIPVSTAFDDYANEVTDKLRRRGISAEADLRNEKLGYKIREAQLEKLPYMFVIGENEQNAGTVSIRKRGEGDLGAKPLDEVIESLVQEIANRVIS; this is encoded by the coding sequence ATGACAGTTAGTATTAAGCTTCCGGACGGCTCAGTCCGGGAATACGCAGACGGCAGCAGTATCGATGATGTAGCCGCTTCTATCAGCAGCGGGCTCCGCAAGAATGCGGCGGCAGGTAAATTGAACGGGATCGTCGTGGATTTATCAACTCCACTAGAAGAGGGCGCACTGGTAGAAATCGTGATTTTGGATTCGCCGGAAGGTCTGGAAGTTATGCGTCACAGTACAGCTCATTTGATGGCCCAGGCGGTTAGACGGCTGTTCGGAACTAAAGAAGTTAAGCTTGGTGTGGGTCCGGTGATTGAAGATGGCTTCTTCTACGATATGGATCTGGAGCATCCACTGAATCCGGAAGATCTGTTAAAGATAGAGAAGGAAATGGAACGTATTGTTTCCGAGAATCTGCCGATCGTACGTAAAGAAGTTAGCCGCAAGGAAGCTTTGGACATTTTTGGCGAACTGGGAGATCCCTATAAGCTGGAACTAATCGAGGGTCTGCCGGAGGAGAGCGTGATCACTATTTATGAACAGGGTGAGTTCTTCGACCTGTGTCGTGGTCCGCATCTGCCATCTACTTCCAAGATCAAAGTGTTCAAGTTGATGAGCGTAGCGGGTGCTTACTGGCGCGGCGACAGCAAGAACAAGATGATGCAACGGATATATGGCACAGCCTGGTTCAAAAAAGCACAGCTGGAAGAGCATCTACGTCTGCTTGAGGAAGCGAAGAAACGTGACCACCGCAAGCTGGGCAAAGAGCTGGAAATCTTTACTTTTAATAATCTAGTGGGTCAAGGACTACCGATTTGGTTGCCAAAGGGTGCCAAGGTGCGCAGTATTCTGGAACGCTATATCGTTGACCTCGAAGCCAGCCTGGGATATCAGCATGTCTATACTCCGGTGCTTGGGAATGTAGAATTGTATAAGACTTCTGGGCACTGGGAGCATTACCAAGAGGATATGTTTCCAAAAATGACCATTGATAATGAGGAGTTTGTGCTTCGTCCAATGAACTGCCCTCATCATATGATGATTTATAAGAGCTCCATGCATAGCTACCGTGATCTGCCGATCCGGATTGCCGAGCTTGGCATTCAGCATCGTTACGAAATGTCCGGAGCTCTGACAGGTCTGCACCGTGTTCGCTCTATGACTTTGAACGATGCACATATTTTCTGTCGACTGGATCAAATCAAGGGTGAATTTACTCGTGTAATCGAGTTGATCAAGCAAGTCTACAGTGACTTTGGAATTCATGATTATCGCTTCCGTTTATCCTACCGTGATCCTAAGGATACCGAGAAATACTTCCAGAACGATGAGATGTGGGAGACTGCGCAACGGATGCTGCGTGAGGTTGTAGAGGAAGCCGGCTTGCCATTCTACGAAGCAGAAGGCGAAGCAGCCTTTTACGGACCGAAGCTGGATGTGCAGATCAAGACTGTATTGGGCAAGGAAGAAACTTTGTCTACTGCTCAGATCGACTTCCTGCTGCCAGAACGCTTTGAACTGGAATATGTAGGTGATGACGGTCAAAAACATCGTCCGGTCGTGCTGCATCGCGGAATTCTGGGAACTATGGAACGTTTCGTAGCCTTTTTGCTGGAGAATTTTGCCGGTGCATTGCCGCTTTGGTTGTCTCCTCAGCAGGTCAAGGTTATTCCCGTTTCTACGGCTTTTGATGATTATGCGAATGAAGTTACTGACAAGCTGCGCCGCCGCGGAATTTCTGCTGAAGCGGATCTGCGCAATGAGAAGCTTGGCTACAAGATTCGTGAAGCACAGCTGGAGAAGCTGCCTTACATGTTCGTAATCGGTGAGAACGAGCAAAATGCTGGAACGGTGTCCATCCGCAAGCGCGGCGAAGGTGATCTTGGAGCCAAACCGCTGGATGAAGTCATTGAATCCTTAGTCCAGGAAATTGCCAATCGCGTAATCTCTTAA
- a CDS encoding toxin-antitoxin system HicB family antitoxin, with protein MAAKKSFPLRIDPDLHEALERWAVDELRSVNGHIEYLLRESLKRAGRLPERKRQED; from the coding sequence ATGGCGGCCAAGAAAAGCTTTCCGCTGCGGATCGATCCCGATCTGCACGAAGCGCTGGAGCGTTGGGCAGTAGATGAATTACGCAGCGTAAACGGACATATTGAGTACTTGCTGCGTGAATCTTTGAAGCGCGCAGGCCGCTTGCCTGAAAGAAAACGCCAGGAAGATTAG
- a CDS encoding SPFH domain-containing protein — MKEKTLHPVSGFWVIALIAVCLAGGIYGAVQEYITVPVILFVLAAVLLTSITVVQPNKSVVVTFFGQYVGTIVSSGLFAVIPFSVRKTVSLRVRNFNSAMLKVNDVEGNPVEIAAVIVFKVINSAKALFDVDKYMAFVEIQSETALRHVASKYPYDNFNETGMSLRANADEIAKELAGELQERLSLSGVEVIEARLTHLAYATEIASTMLQRQQASAILAARQIIVEGAVGMVDMAIKKLKSDGIVELDEERKAAMINNLMVAIVSERGASPVINAGSLY, encoded by the coding sequence ATGAAGGAGAAAACGCTGCATCCGGTTAGTGGTTTCTGGGTCATTGCTTTAATTGCTGTCTGTTTGGCGGGGGGGATTTACGGTGCTGTTCAGGAGTATATTACGGTGCCAGTCATCCTATTCGTATTAGCTGCAGTGCTGTTAACCAGCATAACTGTTGTGCAGCCAAATAAGTCAGTCGTAGTGACTTTTTTTGGCCAATATGTGGGGACGATCGTGAGTAGCGGGTTATTTGCAGTTATTCCATTTAGTGTTCGTAAGACAGTCTCACTTAGAGTACGTAACTTTAACAGCGCCATGCTGAAGGTCAACGATGTTGAAGGTAATCCGGTTGAAATTGCCGCAGTTATCGTATTCAAAGTCATTAATTCAGCCAAAGCATTGTTCGATGTAGATAAATATATGGCTTTTGTAGAGATCCAGAGTGAGACCGCACTGCGCCATGTAGCTAGTAAGTATCCGTACGATAACTTCAATGAAACTGGCATGTCTCTGCGGGCCAATGCCGATGAAATTGCTAAAGAACTGGCAGGAGAGTTGCAGGAACGGTTGTCGTTGTCCGGTGTAGAAGTTATTGAAGCACGGCTGACACATCTAGCCTATGCGACTGAAATCGCCAGCACAATGCTGCAGCGTCAACAGGCATCTGCCATTCTGGCTGCACGGCAGATTATCGTGGAGGGTGCTGTTGGGATGGTGGATATGGCCATCAAGAAGCTCAAGTCAGATGGCATTGTAGAGCTCGACGAAGAACGTAAAGCAGCGATGATCAACAATCTGATGGTGGCCATAGTGTCGGAACGCGGAGCGAGTCCGGTGATTAACGCCGGATCGTTGTACTAA
- the mqnC gene encoding cyclic dehypoxanthinyl futalosine synthase, whose protein sequence is MSAIDLILEKTLKGERLQLEDTVRLFESNEIEKMGAAANTIMERWHPDPVTTFVIGRNINYTNVCDVYCRFCAFYRAPGSAEGYVLPDETIFQKISDTIAVDGTEILMQGGTNPNLPFSYYTDLLRGIKQRFPDITMHSFSPAEIMKMKEVSGLSLEEVVREIHAAGLDSLPGGGAEILDDRTRRKISRLKGTWREWMDVMQTAHKIGMNTTATMVIGLGESMEERALHLLRVREAQDECIANKYDSEGFLAFISWTFQPDNTNLKLDRQTPEEYLKTVAISRLVLDNIKNFQSSWVTMGPDVGKLSLQYGCNDFGSTMIEENVVSSAGAVYKVNIESITQLIREAGKIPAQRNTRYDILRVFDDANAKIDNDFVMQN, encoded by the coding sequence ATGAGTGCGATAGACCTAATTCTGGAGAAGACGCTGAAGGGTGAACGTCTGCAATTGGAAGACACTGTCAGACTATTCGAGAGCAATGAAATTGAGAAGATGGGCGCAGCTGCGAATACAATTATGGAGCGCTGGCACCCGGACCCAGTGACTACGTTTGTAATCGGCCGCAATATTAATTATACGAATGTATGCGATGTGTATTGTCGCTTCTGTGCGTTCTACCGCGCACCAGGTTCGGCCGAGGGGTATGTGCTTCCGGATGAGACCATATTCCAGAAAATCTCCGATACGATTGCTGTTGATGGTACGGAAATCCTGATGCAGGGTGGCACCAATCCGAATCTGCCATTTAGTTATTATACGGATTTACTGCGTGGAATTAAGCAGCGGTTCCCGGACATAACCATGCATTCCTTCTCTCCTGCAGAAATTATGAAGATGAAGGAAGTATCTGGATTAAGCCTTGAAGAGGTAGTGCGCGAGATTCATGCTGCCGGTCTGGATTCTCTGCCGGGAGGTGGTGCGGAAATTCTTGATGACCGTACCCGCCGTAAGATTAGTCGTCTCAAAGGCACTTGGCGTGAGTGGATGGATGTAATGCAAACGGCGCATAAAATAGGAATGAATACGACGGCAACGATGGTAATTGGTTTAGGTGAGAGCATGGAGGAACGAGCGCTGCATCTACTGCGTGTACGCGAGGCGCAGGATGAGTGTATTGCCAATAAATATGACTCCGAAGGGTTTCTAGCCTTTATTTCGTGGACGTTCCAGCCAGATAACACTAACCTTAAACTGGACAGACAGACGCCTGAAGAGTATTTGAAGACCGTTGCGATCAGTCGGTTGGTGCTGGATAATATTAAGAACTTCCAGTCTTCATGGGTAACCATGGGCCCAGATGTTGGCAAGCTTTCCCTTCAATACGGCTGCAATGATTTCGGCAGCACGATGATTGAAGAAAATGTAGTCTCTTCAGCCGGCGCCGTTTATAAAGTGAATATCGAATCCATCACCCAGTTGATCCGTGAAGCTGGCAAAATCCCGGCGCAGCGCAATACACGCTACGATATCCTGCGGGTATTCGATGATGCCAATGCCAAGATCGATAATGATTTTGTGATGCAGAACTAA
- a CDS encoding PLP-dependent transferase — protein MSDNKDKLKFGTRLLHFGAEIDKTTGASSVPIYQASTFHHEDIYNPPLHDYSRSGNPTRQALEDYIAVLEGGDRGFAFASGMAAISSTFLLLSSGDHVIVTEDVYGGTYRLLTMILNRFNIQSTFVDMTNIELVKAALQSNTKAVYMETPSNPTLRITDISAVCEWAQSHDLLTILDNTFMTPYYQRPIELGVDIVLHSATKFLGGHSDVLAGLAVTRTAELSAQMKMLQNGLGTVLAPQESWLLMRGMKTLEARMVHSEKSAIALAKWLENRSDIEAVYYPGLENHPGREVHERQSSGYGAVVSFDVGSGARAKAVLNLVTIPLVAVSLGAVESILSYPAMMSHAAMGAEVRAARGITDGLLRFSVGLEAIEDLLADLEQALVGACVKL, from the coding sequence ATGAGTGACAACAAGGACAAGCTGAAATTTGGCACCAGATTGCTGCATTTCGGTGCGGAAATCGACAAAACAACTGGAGCTTCCAGCGTGCCGATCTATCAGGCGTCCACGTTCCATCATGAGGACATCTACAATCCTCCGCTTCATGATTACAGCCGGTCGGGTAATCCTACCCGCCAGGCTTTGGAGGACTATATTGCTGTTCTGGAGGGGGGAGATCGTGGTTTTGCCTTTGCGTCAGGCATGGCAGCGATTTCCAGCACCTTTTTGCTATTGTCTTCCGGGGATCATGTCATTGTTACGGAGGACGTATATGGTGGTACATACCGATTGCTAACGATGATTCTGAACCGTTTTAATATTCAAAGCACCTTTGTAGATATGACGAATATTGAGCTGGTAAAGGCAGCACTGCAATCCAATACCAAAGCGGTATATATGGAAACTCCGTCAAATCCAACCCTGAGAATAACGGATATCTCCGCCGTTTGCGAGTGGGCGCAGAGCCATGATTTACTCACGATTCTCGACAATACATTCATGACTCCTTATTATCAGCGGCCAATAGAACTAGGTGTGGATATCGTGCTGCACAGTGCAACGAAATTTCTCGGTGGCCATAGCGATGTGCTGGCCGGTCTCGCTGTAACTCGTACAGCAGAACTCAGTGCTCAGATGAAAATGCTGCAAAACGGACTCGGTACGGTCCTTGCTCCACAGGAGAGCTGGCTGCTAATGCGCGGTATGAAGACTCTGGAAGCACGGATGGTGCATAGCGAGAAGAGTGCGATAGCGCTGGCTAAATGGTTGGAGAATCGCAGTGATATCGAGGCTGTTTATTATCCCGGACTGGAGAATCACCCCGGGCGTGAGGTTCATGAACGACAATCCAGTGGTTATGGTGCTGTCGTCTCATTTGATGTAGGATCTGGCGCACGAGCCAAGGCTGTACTGAATCTGGTCACCATTCCTCTGGTAGCTGTAAGTCTCGGAGCGGTGGAGAGTATTCTCTCTTATCCAGCAATGATGTCCCATGCGGCTATGGGTGCAGAGGTCCGCGCTGCTCGTGGAATTACGGACGGACTGCTGCGCTTCTCAGTAGGTCTAGAAGCTATTGAGGATCTGCTTGCTGATCTGGAGCAGGCTTTAGTAGGAGCTTGCGTCAAGTTGTAA
- a CDS encoding aminotransferase class I/II-fold pyridoxal phosphate-dependent enzyme gives MDDKLRIESRLAQIGSQEDPATGAVNFPIYQSTAFRHPRLGQSTGFDYIRTKNPTRSVLENAAAELESGDVGFACSSGMAALSTVFSLFGQGDHLVVSLDLYGGTYRMLERILSKYGITASYVDTNDLEALEATRRPNTKAVFIETPTNPLMMITDIQAVCTWARQHNMLTIVDNTLLTPFFQRPIELGADIVVHSATKYLGGHNDVLAGLIVTKGSELSTEMAMLHNSIGAVLGPTDSYQLMRGMKTLALRMERHESNALALAHYLLHHKAIAEVFHPGLPDHPGYEIQNRQSSGNTGIFSFKVKDAKYVEPLLRHIRLIAFAESLGGVESLMTYPAVQTHADIPVEIRDAVGVDDRLLRFSVGIEHASDLIADLGNALEAARIELEEGITQGGQQG, from the coding sequence ATGGACGACAAACTCAGGATTGAAAGCAGATTAGCTCAAATTGGTTCGCAGGAAGACCCGGCAACAGGAGCTGTTAATTTTCCCATTTATCAGTCAACGGCTTTTAGGCATCCGCGGTTAGGACAAAGTACAGGGTTTGACTATATTCGCACCAAAAATCCCACCCGCTCCGTGCTGGAGAATGCCGCAGCTGAGCTGGAATCCGGCGACGTTGGCTTTGCTTGCAGCTCCGGTATGGCTGCGTTATCGACAGTCTTCTCTTTATTCGGACAAGGCGACCATCTGGTTGTTTCCCTTGATTTGTATGGTGGAACCTATCGGATGCTGGAACGGATTTTGTCCAAATACGGAATCACTGCCTCCTACGTAGACACTAATGATCTGGAGGCACTAGAAGCCACTCGTCGTCCCAATACTAAAGCCGTATTTATCGAAACACCGACGAATCCGCTGATGATGATTACGGATATTCAGGCGGTGTGTACATGGGCCCGCCAGCATAATATGCTCACGATTGTGGATAATACGCTGCTCACTCCTTTCTTTCAACGGCCTATAGAGCTGGGTGCGGACATTGTTGTCCATAGTGCGACTAAATATTTGGGCGGACATAACGATGTGTTGGCTGGGCTTATAGTAACGAAAGGGAGCGAATTATCAACGGAAATGGCTATGCTGCACAATTCCATTGGTGCTGTACTGGGACCTACTGATAGCTATCAGCTAATGAGAGGCATGAAGACACTGGCGCTGCGGATGGAGCGGCATGAGAGCAATGCGCTGGCATTGGCTCACTATCTGCTGCATCACAAGGCAATAGCGGAAGTATTCCATCCGGGCCTGCCGGATCATCCCGGCTATGAGATTCAGAACCGCCAGTCTTCGGGCAACACCGGTATTTTCTCCTTTAAGGTAAAAGATGCCAAATACGTTGAGCCGCTGCTTCGCCATATCCGTCTGATTGCCTTCGCCGAGAGCCTTGGCGGTGTGGAATCGCTTATGACCTATCCGGCCGTGCAGACTCATGCTGATATCCCTGTGGAAATTCGCGATGCGGTCGGTGTGGATGATCGCCTGCTGCGCTTCTCCGTCGGCATTGAACATGCCAGCGATTTGATCGCTGATCTTGGAAATGCACTGGAAGCAGCCCGCATCGAGCTTGAGGAGGGTATAACTCAAGGAGGTCAGCAAGGATGA